One window from the genome of Nitrospirota bacterium encodes:
- a CDS encoding YihY family inner membrane protein, giving the protein MRENSGWIKMFSVIKDKITTGFSVFWHSVKSFIKNDNSSAAASLAYYSLFALIPLLLLLFFALSFFITSSKAIMQKLTILISQFIPYYSETILNEVYTLARHKGMWKIISLVALLWMLMPLMSALRTVFYNIFKVEKRPSFLKTNILDLSVILLTLSLLVVVSFSNVAFKRFLVLGGSTLPYDIASYLLTAAVISIFYLVFIPVRVPFSYIFAGSVLTTLLWGIIRPLFGLLLTYNPQYGITFGSLKALFIIIIWIYYSFSVLLFGTELIANLRRKDVLLLRGLFYETQTDRRTQKLKRKFGRDYKAGEIIFEEGEKGSEMFYILSGSVRLIKKEQTLRIMRKGEYFGEMALLIGTSRTTSARAEEDNTSLAVITPENFEMLLREEPKIAISFLKELAHRLKKTNEILQ; this is encoded by the coding sequence ATGAGAGAAAATTCGGGATGGATAAAAATGTTTTCCGTGATTAAGGATAAAATCACCACCGGGTTCTCCGTATTCTGGCACTCAGTTAAATCTTTTATTAAAAACGATAATTCTTCTGCGGCTGCCTCGCTTGCTTATTACTCGCTTTTCGCGTTGATTCCGCTGCTGCTCTTGCTGTTTTTTGCTCTCAGTTTCTTTATAACATCCTCCAAGGCTATTATGCAAAAGCTTACCATACTCATCAGCCAGTTTATTCCTTATTACAGCGAGACCATACTTAATGAGGTTTACACACTGGCAAGGCATAAGGGCATGTGGAAGATAATAAGCCTGGTGGCGCTTCTGTGGATGTTAATGCCGCTGATGAGCGCTCTGAGAACTGTATTTTATAATATTTTTAAGGTTGAAAAAAGACCGTCTTTTTTGAAGACTAATATTCTGGATCTCAGCGTAATACTGCTTACATTGTCTCTTCTTGTTGTTGTCAGTTTCTCAAATGTGGCGTTTAAGAGATTTCTTGTTCTTGGCGGCAGCACACTCCCTTACGATATTGCATCTTACCTCCTTACTGCTGCTGTAATATCAATATTTTACCTTGTTTTCATACCCGTAAGGGTTCCATTCTCATATATATTTGCGGGCTCAGTGCTTACAACATTGCTGTGGGGGATAATCAGGCCGTTATTCGGTCTTCTGCTTACGTATAACCCTCAGTACGGTATCACCTTCGGCTCATTAAAGGCGCTGTTTATCATTATTATATGGATATATTACTCGTTCAGCGTGCTTCTCTTCGGAACAGAACTAATCGCCAATCTAAGGAGAAAAGACGTTCTGCTGCTGCGCGGGCTGTTTTATGAAACACAGACTGACAGGAGAACACAAAAGCTTAAAAGAAAGTTCGGGCGGGATTATAAAGCAGGAGAGATTATATTTGAGGAAGGAGAAAAAGGCAGCGAGATGTTTTATATTCTCTCCGGCAGTGTGAGGCTGATTAAAAAAGAGCAGACGCTGAGAATTATGCGGAAGGGTGAATACTTCGGAGAGATGGCGCTATTAATCGGGACCTCGAGGACGACAAGCGCACGGGCAGAGGAGGACAACACTTCTCTTGCCGTTATAACCCCTGAGAACTTTGAAATGCTTCTAAGGGAAGAGCCGAAGATAGCGATTTCATTTTTAAAGGAACTTGCTCACAGGCTTAAGAAGACAAATGAAATTCTGCAGTAA
- a CDS encoding PD-(D/E)XK nuclease family protein, whose protein sequence is MQVKVFYVPFSRRGFTEDLLKTALSKTKGNDYSGILCLSPTPWKIRESQRIFHKLTKNTYIPPEMMTIKQLSKKLYSLHGNKTPLSGSIIPIIISRLSGKGLGFSSIISSFIDEIKQYFPCKDIEVINKELKSVFEELNVPEEGSKRAMETIEIFRKYQETLAAQDLIDENDVMAECPAIISGYNYCPAILILDGFYEITPSEELILKSLIEQTETTLISIPHDDNFTSITNSFDDFIKNNFSIETHSSGSEAAIPLPSSEKRLSYVSYPGIDEEVEGIARHIKNLFISGRCRSLDKIILAFPKLHVYHDIVQRVFKRYGIPCMFSISKPLGKTEPYLALTAMLESVADDYPRLPFSRFLTSPHFKKMSAIFREWIPQISLYSGIIKGKNSWLGLSKTLSNVKSPALRDVLPEIEKEFKWVFKKLNPLESLKDRGTFKQISEALHKLLSELDFSDTEDADTKEQVSEPLKDLKELSLIDNLMLTDVGRGGLREFIDSLRYILNTSEKEAEGEGVQVSGFFELRGAEPEYLYLGGLKDGDLPSMPEIDLLLPDNVKTKLGLVNMKQYLNLQQFIFRRLTAALPSKNLHLSYPAMEADRLFLPSPFLPWKAEAAEKIPGILCREEELLRNTEIPLSTHIKEIGVKSRLIKKQFGENSKIRVTDIDSYRACHRKFFIEKILRLEPSETKEYEIEAMLLGTIIHEIMAELMAKPFAGLDEMKAEAEKILGKLLDEKPLENYWKNFIRDSFLSILPEIYEIESELRDEGYSFMKAEAPVEGEVLKNIKLRGKIDRIDKKVKSEKLKVESSENNENEVELIDYKTGAAQLSRTEIVNKGASLQLFLYAALMKSLGFKVNRAGIYSVKDTKITWVPGKKDSNTMDDYIETCLKYLEETVSDLRKGDFTALPLNEQTCRNCHERAYCPYIQTASNAIK, encoded by the coding sequence ATGCAGGTGAAGGTTTTTTATGTCCCTTTTAGCAGAAGAGGCTTTACAGAAGACCTGCTGAAAACAGCCCTCTCAAAAACAAAGGGCAATGATTATTCCGGAATCCTCTGCCTCTCCCCTACCCCGTGGAAAATAAGAGAGAGCCAGAGGATTTTTCATAAGCTGACAAAAAACACTTACATCCCGCCTGAGATGATGACGATAAAACAGCTCTCAAAGAAACTCTACTCTCTCCATGGAAATAAAACCCCGCTATCCGGATCAATTATACCCATCATCATCTCAAGGCTTTCAGGCAAAGGCCTTGGCTTCTCCTCAATCATAAGCAGCTTTATTGATGAGATAAAGCAGTATTTCCCTTGCAAAGACATTGAGGTCATTAACAAAGAACTCAAAAGCGTGTTTGAAGAACTCAACGTCCCTGAAGAAGGCTCAAAAAGGGCAATGGAGACAATTGAAATCTTCAGGAAATATCAGGAAACGCTGGCTGCGCAGGATCTCATTGATGAAAACGATGTCATGGCAGAGTGCCCTGCTATTATAAGCGGTTATAATTACTGCCCTGCCATCCTTATTCTTGACGGATTTTACGAGATCACACCCTCAGAAGAGCTTATCCTGAAGAGCCTGATTGAGCAGACGGAGACAACTCTTATCTCAATTCCACATGATGATAATTTTACTTCAATAACAAATAGTTTTGACGATTTTATCAAGAATAACTTTAGCATTGAAACACACTCTTCCGGCTCTGAGGCGGCCATTCCCCTGCCGTCATCAGAAAAAAGGCTGTCATATGTCTCATATCCGGGAATAGACGAAGAGGTTGAGGGCATTGCACGGCACATCAAAAACCTGTTCATATCAGGCAGGTGCAGGTCTTTAGATAAAATAATTCTCGCATTTCCCAAACTGCATGTTTATCATGACATTGTACAGAGGGTATTCAAGAGATACGGCATCCCCTGCATGTTCTCCATCTCAAAACCATTAGGAAAGACAGAGCCTTACCTTGCCCTCACAGCAATGCTTGAATCAGTCGCAGACGACTATCCAAGGCTTCCATTTTCGCGGTTCCTTACATCCCCGCATTTCAAGAAGATGTCGGCCATATTCAGGGAATGGATTCCGCAGATATCGCTTTACTCAGGGATAATCAAAGGCAAAAACTCATGGCTGGGCTTATCAAAAACATTGTCGAATGTTAAGAGCCCTGCACTAAGAGATGTTCTCCCTGAGATTGAGAAAGAGTTTAAGTGGGTATTTAAAAAACTCAACCCCCTTGAATCCCTGAAAGACAGAGGGACCTTCAAGCAGATATCAGAAGCTCTCCACAAACTTCTTTCAGAGTTGGATTTCTCTGATACAGAAGATGCAGACACCAAAGAACAGGTCTCAGAACCTCTAAAAGATTTGAAAGAGCTGTCCCTCATAGACAATCTCATGCTTACAGATGTCGGCAGAGGCGGTTTGCGGGAATTCATTGACAGCCTCAGATATATCCTGAATACTTCAGAGAAAGAGGCGGAAGGAGAAGGCGTGCAGGTTTCAGGTTTCTTTGAACTGCGCGGCGCAGAGCCTGAATATCTATACCTCGGGGGACTGAAAGACGGAGATTTGCCTTCCATGCCTGAGATAGACCTTCTTTTGCCTGACAATGTTAAGACAAAATTAGGCCTTGTTAATATGAAGCAATACCTGAACCTTCAGCAGTTTATATTCCGGCGGCTGACAGCAGCGCTGCCGTCAAAAAACCTCCACCTCTCCTATCCTGCAATGGAGGCGGACAGGCTTTTCCTGCCCTCGCCTTTCCTGCCGTGGAAAGCTGAGGCCGCAGAGAAGATACCTGGAATCCTGTGCAGGGAAGAAGAACTCCTGAGAAATACGGAGATTCCACTCTCAACACATATAAAAGAGATAGGCGTCAAAAGCAGGCTGATAAAAAAACAGTTCGGCGAAAACTCAAAGATACGGGTTACAGACATAGATTCATACAGGGCCTGCCACAGGAAATTCTTCATAGAAAAGATTCTCAGGCTTGAACCTTCAGAAACAAAAGAATATGAGATTGAGGCAATGCTTCTCGGCACAATAATCCATGAAATCATGGCGGAGTTAATGGCAAAACCCTTTGCAGGCCTTGATGAGATGAAGGCAGAGGCAGAAAAAATCCTTGGAAAACTGCTTGATGAAAAACCTCTTGAAAACTACTGGAAAAATTTCATAAGGGATTCATTCCTTTCCATCCTTCCTGAAATCTATGAGATTGAAAGCGAACTCAGAGACGAGGGATATTCGTTTATGAAGGCTGAAGCTCCCGTCGAAGGAGAGGTCCTAAAAAATATAAAGCTCAGAGGGAAGATAGACAGAATAGATAAAAAAGTGAAAAGTGAAAAGTTGAAAGTTGAAAGTTCAGAAAACAATGAAAATGAAGTTGAACTCATTGACTACAAAACAGGCGCAGCACAGCTCAGCAGGACAGAGATTGTGAATAAAGGCGCAAGCCTTCAGTTGTTCCTTTATGCGGCTTTGATGAAATCCCTCGGATTCAAAGTAAACCGCGCAGGCATATACTCTGTCAAAGACACCAAAATCACCTGGGTGCCCGGGAAAAAAGATAGCAACACAATGGATGATTACATAGAGACCTGCCTCAAGTATCTCGAAGAAACAGTTTCGGATTTAAGAAAAGGAGATTTTACGGCCCTTCCATTGAATGAACAGACCTGCAGAAACTGCCACGAACGCGCCTACTGCCCGTATATACAAACCGCATCAAATGCTATTAAATAG
- a CDS encoding transglutaminase family protein, with amino-acid sequence MAILIIFLCMVAVFSPLPCSAKTLILDGDLESGIKMSQQISFDVQQSVKSLTFKFALPTEFSNKATSQGVDSLNIKFTPEPVSVTDDIDKFGNRFKKVRWENLNQRVNITISFNARIKAELRSMESTAPFPLNGISGNDAVFLKPTQMVQSDNEEIMALSRRLTGNARTTHDAVNAILNWVADNVKYTYNPPQYDAIHTMKTGKGNCQNFAHLSMALLRAAGIPSRIVGGISLKRQWKVPVENGYLVQDMGQGGHAWMEIFFPDLGWLSYDPQQSRQFTSTRHIKQTHGLDSKDINDSWSASPYLPKYSEDIEAVFNNDNINIKLRSSKSAPVSYIMSNNLMAKTIAPEKPLPPIPKPEPPVTRPEPPVKPSPKKKGIIEFGNTDFPTLVDAYQTVGNVATRILDKETAEYVTSRYIYAQAFTVTDTMTMYEVSLAMRKFGGDGTLYIDIVKDENGKPGFAGERSLPVFLGNIKFRPGYYWIDFVFAKANEPSPVLKPGKYWIILRHSGEAIVNWFYIPGNAYGDGDDTRSTVKGYKWEDLLNYDFVFKVRGKI; translated from the coding sequence ATGGCTATCTTAATAATATTCCTATGCATGGTTGCAGTTTTTTCTCCCCTGCCGTGTTCAGCCAAGACCCTTATTCTTGACGGAGATCTGGAAAGCGGGATAAAGATGTCCCAGCAGATCAGCTTTGACGTCCAGCAGAGCGTAAAATCATTAACTTTTAAATTTGCTCTTCCGACTGAATTTTCCAATAAGGCAACGTCACAGGGTGTTGACAGCCTGAATATAAAATTTACGCCTGAACCGGTATCAGTTACAGATGATATAGATAAATTCGGCAACAGGTTTAAAAAAGTCAGGTGGGAGAACCTTAATCAGCGCGTCAATATTACAATATCATTCAATGCCCGCATAAAAGCGGAACTGCGTTCAATGGAGAGCACCGCCCCGTTCCCTTTAAACGGAATATCAGGCAATGACGCTGTATTTCTCAAGCCGACACAGATGGTGCAAAGCGACAATGAAGAAATAATGGCCCTCTCAAGGAGGCTTACAGGCAATGCAAGGACCACTCACGATGCCGTGAACGCAATACTTAACTGGGTAGCTGACAATGTGAAGTACACTTACAACCCTCCTCAATACGATGCGATACACACGATGAAAACAGGCAAGGGCAATTGCCAGAACTTTGCGCATCTCTCAATGGCATTGCTAAGAGCCGCAGGCATTCCCTCCAGAATTGTCGGCGGCATCAGCCTTAAACGCCAGTGGAAGGTCCCTGTTGAAAACGGTTATCTTGTGCAGGATATGGGGCAGGGCGGACATGCATGGATGGAGATATTCTTTCCTGATTTAGGATGGCTTTCCTATGATCCCCAGCAGTCAAGGCAGTTTACTTCAACAAGGCATATCAAACAGACGCACGGACTGGATTCAAAGGATATTAATGACTCATGGTCAGCGTCTCCCTATCTGCCGAAATACAGCGAGGACATAGAAGCTGTATTTAATAACGACAACATCAATATAAAACTAAGGTCTTCAAAGAGCGCTCCCGTATCTTATATAATGAGCAATAATCTCATGGCAAAAACAATCGCCCCTGAAAAACCACTGCCGCCGATTCCTAAACCTGAACCGCCTGTGACAAGGCCGGAACCTCCGGTTAAGCCTTCCCCTAAAAAGAAAGGCATTATCGAATTCGGCAATACGGACTTTCCAACACTTGTTGATGCCTATCAAACTGTTGGAAATGTTGCTACAAGGATTCTTGATAAAGAGACTGCCGAGTATGTAACATCACGGTATATTTATGCACAGGCGTTTACCGTGACTGATACGATGACAATGTATGAAGTGTCTCTTGCCATGCGAAAATTCGGAGGCGACGGCACGCTCTATATTGATATTGTTAAGGATGAAAATGGGAAGCCAGGTTTTGCCGGAGAAAGATCGCTGCCTGTTTTCCTTGGAAACATAAAGTTCCGTCCGGGTTATTACTGGATAGATTTTGTATTTGCTAAAGCTAATGAGCCGTCGCCTGTTCTTAAGCCGGGCAAATACTGGATAATACTCAGGCATTCAGGAGAGGCGATAGTAAACTGGTTTTATATTCCCGGCAATGCTTATGGGGACGGAGACGATACGCGTTCAACTGTTAAGGGCTATAAATGGGAAGACCTGCTGAATTACGACTTCGTGTTTAAGGTGAGGGGGAAAATATAA
- a CDS encoding Crp/Fnr family transcriptional regulator, translating into MELNSSAGKDKSALIERLLKELPVFKSLSNNYLSRIAKDFIVFQAKKGETVFYQSDSSTDLYIVLDGAVRASLLNQEGQELVLATFDKGDFFGEMSLLDGKPRSATMIAVEDSALGMLKRERFLSAVKNDPMIAIDLLSAVVQRLRMADGMIESLAFLDVSQRLMKLLLQIAKAEGEKDKSGFFRIKKLTHKELAARTGASREAISKVIKVLAFKDVVREEGDCLLISPEAESGM; encoded by the coding sequence ATGGAATTAAACTCTTCCGCAGGAAAAGACAAAAGCGCACTGATAGAAAGACTTCTCAAAGAGCTTCCTGTTTTTAAAAGCCTTTCGAATAATTATCTGAGCCGTATTGCAAAGGATTTCATTGTCTTTCAGGCCAAAAAGGGTGAAACGGTATTTTATCAGTCTGACAGCAGCACAGACCTTTACATAGTTCTTGACGGCGCAGTAAGGGCATCGCTACTAAATCAGGAGGGGCAGGAGCTTGTTCTTGCGACCTTTGATAAGGGGGACTTTTTCGGCGAGATGAGCCTTCTTGACGGAAAACCGAGGTCTGCCACGATGATAGCAGTGGAGGACTCGGCGCTCGGAATGCTGAAGAGGGAGAGGTTTCTTTCTGCGGTCAAAAACGACCCCATGATTGCCATTGACCTTCTCTCCGCTGTAGTGCAGAGGCTGAGAATGGCAGACGGTATGATAGAATCCTTAGCGTTTCTGGATGTCAGCCAGAGACTGATGAAATTGCTTCTGCAGATAGCAAAGGCAGAAGGCGAAAAAGACAAGAGCGGCTTTTTCAGGATAAAAAAGCTCACCCACAAGGAGCTTGCAGCCCGCACAGGCGCATCAAGAGAGGCCATATCCAAGGTTATAAAAGTGCTTGCTTTCAAGGATGTTGTGAGAGAAGAAGGGGATTGCTTGCTTATCTCTCCTGAAGCAGAAAGCGGGATGTAA
- a CDS encoding type II toxin-antitoxin system mRNA interferase toxin, RelE/StbE family → MWKIDPDKTFLRRANNPFDPTLHTHALTGELKGKYACSLTHELRVVFKLHDDIVHLLDIGTHDEVY, encoded by the coding sequence ATGTGGAAAATTGATCCCGACAAGACTTTTCTGCGGCGCGCCAACAATCCTTTTGACCCAACGCTGCATACACATGCCCTCACAGGAGAACTCAAAGGCAAGTACGCCTGTTCGCTAACCCATGAGTTAAGGGTTGTATTTAAGCTACATGACGACATTGTTCATCTCCTTGATATCGGCACCCATGATGAAGTATATTAA
- a CDS encoding S-layer homology domain-containing protein: protein MRVLFMVFILAFVSSCGKQVAKCTDPTDNPSHHYLMGMQALEEKKIDVAQSKFERANFCDEKFSPAHDGLAIVSAYKTKQQADAAFKKVETEKAMEHLKKAGKLAESAEDKFDHLVATMRVYSAIKPTKDWLKTAEDAFSDIRDLKVEEKKLTYYQGKEAADYFMGKAYLNALEFRQARDKFADVLNAKREGKWNEKADKAHKRVDKIVRAMAGITVGDVGKQIAVKDSVTRADLAALLIVEMKLDKLFAGRIPVKSQIDKMKAEFTPADVLNHPFKEEVLTIMKWKVRGLEPKFDETTKAYLFKPSDVVKRGEMALILEDVLIKLTGKEELATAFFGQDTSPFPDVRKTSPFYNAVMNMTTKGIMEGELSGEFRIDAPVDGAEAILAMRVLKQRMNIY, encoded by the coding sequence ATGAGAGTTCTGTTTATGGTTTTTATTCTTGCGTTTGTTTCTTCGTGCGGGAAGCAGGTTGCTAAATGCACGGACCCGACCGACAATCCGTCTCACCACTATTTAATGGGGATGCAGGCGCTGGAGGAGAAAAAAATTGATGTTGCGCAGAGCAAGTTTGAAAGGGCTAATTTTTGCGATGAAAAGTTCTCTCCTGCCCATGACGGTCTTGCCATTGTTTCAGCTTACAAGACTAAACAACAGGCTGACGCAGCATTTAAAAAAGTAGAGACTGAAAAGGCGATGGAACACCTCAAAAAAGCAGGCAAGCTTGCGGAAAGCGCTGAGGATAAATTTGACCACCTTGTGGCAACGATGAGAGTATACAGCGCCATTAAACCAACAAAAGACTGGCTGAAGACAGCAGAGGACGCTTTCAGCGATATTCGCGATCTGAAGGTTGAAGAAAAGAAGCTGACTTATTATCAGGGCAAAGAGGCTGCGGATTATTTTATGGGCAAGGCATATCTTAATGCATTAGAGTTCAGGCAGGCAAGAGATAAGTTTGCCGATGTCCTCAATGCAAAGAGAGAAGGCAAATGGAATGAGAAGGCTGATAAGGCGCATAAGCGAGTAGACAAGATAGTCCGCGCTATGGCAGGCATTACGGTAGGCGATGTCGGCAAGCAGATAGCTGTTAAAGATTCAGTCACAAGGGCAGACCTTGCGGCGCTTCTTATTGTTGAGATGAAACTTGACAAGCTTTTTGCAGGACGCATCCCGGTAAAATCACAGATTGACAAAATGAAGGCAGAGTTTACGCCGGCAGATGTGCTTAACCATCCATTTAAGGAAGAGGTGCTTACAATAATGAAGTGGAAGGTAAGGGGGCTTGAGCCGAAGTTTGACGAGACTACGAAGGCATATCTCTTTAAACCGTCGGATGTTGTAAAAAGAGGCGAAATGGCATTGATACTTGAAGACGTATTAATTAAACTCACAGGCAAAGAGGAACTTGCCACTGCATTTTTCGGACAGGATACATCACCGTTTCCTGATGTGAGAAAAACATCGCCGTTCTATAATGCTGTTATGAATATGACAACAAAAGGTATTATGGAAGGCGAGCTTTCAGGCGAGTTCAGGATAGATGCTCCTGTTGACGGAGCAGAAGCTATTCTTGCAATGAGAGTTTTAAAGCAGAGGATGAACATTTATTAG
- a CDS encoding tetratricopeptide repeat protein: MKNILSVSSILFVLIFLSSCAPTQEIKKDTPEAQAVAEEELPRIVAVLPFQNDTEERGIANQVRKAFYNHFSSKPYRDIEPSILDEKIVHLEKATGKTVLELKPAEVCQSLGCDGLVYGRITDFKKVYAAVYSQLGVEAEVWIVNTKTGKEVLRLKDAVRYHEGGVPLSPLGIIMTAVSTAMNLREIQQVRLVSELAYKLNEKIPSPSGMAAEDRPVIKEVLTNIKEGPFGKGKIIRAGLEGDKSMVAMFDIGNYKKNIPMKEVKPGIYTGEYLVLPGDNIKDMPIVATLKKPGGYESQWMDVSGFVTIDTTPPPQVKGVKAKGFHDRIELAWEPLKDISDLAGYKVLRSEQPLSGYAEIAKVEVSIFEDKTAKPDKIYYYRVSAFDLTGNESDLQDPLRASLVSKEPVPLSGELKKDTVLSGNYIVKNSLTVPKGLSLTIEPETLIMFDENASLNVYGKMIASGKESPVELIPAGDKKWKGITADGANIAVSGFRIKGAATAMLLRNTEGSMENGVITGSNIGVSVSGTPSVAMKGLTISGNKTGIELQQTDAKVLQANIFQNAEGIRIKGFSGEIKDNNIVDNEKNISSESNIKIGANYLGSINVDEMRIKGISLTKTYDNKVPDGKIVDAIFNPYALLNNEERQKKATEFLIEAGSYFRQRNYGKAVTLFEEALKAFPTADTYYYIALCYQEMKEDEKALKYLKEGVEKFPKDSTLQKSLGLMYYQKGRDAEAKKAFEEVLRLSPEDRQVKFMLERMK; encoded by the coding sequence ATGAAAAATATATTGTCAGTCTCATCAATCCTATTTGTTTTAATATTCCTTTCATCATGCGCGCCGACACAGGAGATAAAAAAAGACACGCCTGAAGCACAGGCTGTTGCAGAAGAAGAACTTCCAAGAATCGTTGCAGTCCTGCCATTTCAGAACGATACAGAGGAAAGAGGCATAGCAAATCAGGTCAGGAAAGCATTTTACAACCATTTCAGTTCCAAACCTTACAGAGATATTGAGCCCTCAATCCTTGATGAAAAAATCGTGCATCTGGAAAAAGCTACAGGCAAAACTGTTCTTGAACTGAAACCTGCTGAGGTATGCCAATCGCTCGGATGTGACGGGCTGGTATATGGCAGGATCACTGACTTTAAAAAAGTTTACGCTGCTGTTTATTCCCAACTCGGTGTGGAAGCAGAGGTATGGATAGTGAATACAAAAACAGGGAAAGAGGTATTAAGGTTAAAGGACGCTGTGAGATACCACGAAGGCGGAGTTCCACTATCTCCGCTTGGAATAATAATGACTGCTGTGTCTACAGCTATGAATCTCAGGGAGATTCAGCAAGTAAGGCTGGTAAGTGAGCTTGCTTACAAGTTAAATGAAAAGATACCTTCTCCGTCAGGAATGGCCGCTGAGGACAGGCCTGTAATTAAGGAAGTGCTGACTAATATAAAAGAAGGGCCGTTCGGAAAAGGCAAGATAATCAGGGCAGGGCTTGAAGGCGACAAGTCAATGGTGGCAATGTTTGACATAGGCAATTACAAAAAGAACATTCCGATGAAAGAGGTAAAACCCGGCATCTATACCGGAGAATACCTTGTGCTGCCCGGAGATAACATAAAAGACATGCCCATCGTTGCTACGCTGAAAAAACCCGGCGGATATGAAAGCCAGTGGATGGATGTAAGCGGTTTTGTGACGATTGATACCACTCCGCCCCCTCAGGTCAAGGGCGTGAAGGCGAAAGGATTTCACGACAGGATTGAGCTTGCATGGGAGCCGTTAAAGGACATATCCGACCTCGCAGGTTATAAGGTCTTAAGAAGCGAGCAGCCTCTAAGCGGATATGCTGAGATAGCTAAAGTAGAAGTCAGTATTTTTGAAGATAAAACAGCCAAGCCTGATAAGATTTATTATTACAGGGTTTCGGCATTTGACCTGACAGGCAATGAATCAGACCTGCAGGACCCTCTCAGGGCCTCTCTCGTATCCAAAGAACCTGTCCCGCTTTCAGGCGAGCTTAAAAAAGATACTGTTCTTTCGGGAAATTATATTGTGAAAAACAGCCTCACAGTCCCCAAGGGTTTATCGCTGACGATAGAGCCCGAAACGCTGATTATGTTTGATGAGAATGCATCTCTCAATGTTTATGGCAAAATGATTGCAAGCGGAAAGGAATCTCCTGTTGAACTTATACCCGCAGGAGATAAAAAGTGGAAGGGCATAACCGCTGATGGAGCCAATATCGCGGTCAGCGGTTTCCGCATTAAAGGCGCAGCAACTGCAATGCTTTTGCGAAACACAGAGGGCTCAATGGAAAACGGTGTAATCACAGGCAGCAATATCGGAGTTTCTGTCTCGGGCACACCCTCTGTTGCAATGAAAGGCTTAACAATCTCAGGCAATAAAACAGGGATTGAGCTTCAACAGACAGATGCAAAGGTTCTTCAGGCAAACATCTTTCAGAATGCCGAAGGCATCCGCATAAAGGGATTTTCAGGAGAGATAAAAGACAATAACATCGTTGACAATGAGAAGAACATCTCATCCGAATCAAACATAAAAATTGGCGCAAACTATCTCGGCTCCATAAACGTAGATGAGATGAGAATAAAAGGAATCAGCTTAACAAAGACGTATGACAATAAAGTTCCTGACGGCAAGATTGTGGATGCTATTTTCAACCCCTATGCGCTTCTAAACAATGAGGAACGCCAGAAAAAGGCAACGGAATTTCTTATTGAGGCAGGCAGCTATTTCAGGCAGAGGAATTACGGCAAGGCAGTAACGCTTTTTGAAGAAGCATTAAAGGCATTCCCGACTGCTGATACATATTATTACATTGCGCTTTGTTATCAGGAGATGAAGGAAGATGAGAAGGCTCTGAAATATTTAAAAGAAGGCGTTGAGAAGTTCCCGAAAGATTCCACGCTCCAAAAATCCCTCGGCCTTATGTATTACCAGAAGGGCAGGGATGCAGAGGCCAAGAAGGCATTTGAAGAAGTCCTGCGGCTGAGCCCCGAAGACAGACAGGTTAAATTCATGCTTGAGAGGATGAAGTAA